The DNA region TctccaattttttttcattcctgaaGGCTTCCGTGACGCACCTAATAACACTTCCGGGTTTAGTTTGTTCTCCAGTAACGCTAAAGGTGATATGGCCGCAATGTTTACATGCTGTCTGGGCTACTGTTGTGGTGATGGAGGATCCGATCATAAACCTCTTAAAGAAATGCCCACCGTTCAGCTCGACACGCACCACATGGGTACGAACAATTAACCGGTTACCGGCTATAATaacgaataaaaataaataataaacgatTTAGCTTCAATACTGTGATCATTAGACAGCGTGATCTTCTGGTAGACAGGGCTCCTGTAGCCATCTTGCGCTTTAAGTGTTTGGGTGATAACGGAGTAGGAAAGTGACTATTGCTTTAACTCCTctattaaaatgtcttttctaCCTGCTTTAACTAGTAGTCATAGCTTGCTAACAACTGTCTGCTACTCTGTTTGGACATAGCCTTATAAACCGTGTTTCTTAAACAACCCTTCTGTAAATCTAAGCCAATACACACAAAACGGTGCATCCAGCTCCCTGTGTGGTGGTTGTTATGAAATACataccgagagagagagggggagcaGAGTGGTGGTGATGTGTGAGCGCGGTGTGTGTTGCTCCTGCAGGCGCGGATGTGGTGGTGGTGAAGAGAGGGAGGCGGATCTGTGGGAGCGGAGCATGCCTCGCCAACGCCCCTCTCCACCAGAACAAGAGCTACTTCGAGTTCAAGGTCCAATCCACGGGTGAGTAAACAGGGACATTAGGACCAACAGCCGTGACTGGGATGAAACCGTTTCACAAGATGGCGTTAGTGATAAGAATAGAGGTGTAACTATACACTCCGGTCAGGATTCAGTTCAATTAGATTCTCggaatatttcaaacaaaatgttaaggagtcttttcagtcatcatttttttttcattattttatttctgaaccatagacaatgcaaaacaatgtgcatttttttatctgtataaaacgaaataataaaaaaaatgctatgaACAGAGGTGTAatgttgtaaacaaaatgtacgtaaatacatttataaattctcccaaaaatgtcattgaataaacaaagtctcTGACTTGGGAAAAATGATCGattgaaacataatgagctccGTAGCAGCACCTGAGGTGTCATTTTAAtgagaaatagagctccaaactTGTCTAAACTGCCCGTCACGTTAGACCTAGATGTTTGTACTGCACTGCCACTTTAATTCCACTCAAGTCTGCTGCTTATATCTACAATGTTTACACCCGACTTCACTACATCACACTGTTAGACTGtattcttttaaaatatatttattaatattttatttcatttataatattaatttacttttaatatactttctctctttccataACTGTCTGTGCTGCTTGCTGAAacgaatgcaaaatcaaggaaattctgcaatattctgaggaatTTACttaaaaattactgcagatttcctgcagatttgggccaagatacatcatgtgacatcatcgtgACGCACATTCAGCCCTCTTCGATTGACATGCATCGAACATGATTACAGCTAAAACGTCTCATTTACCACcaaacattactgtaaaagaCTGAGCAATTACAGTTTCCCAATTCAATTagttttccttaaaaaaaaagttgaaatattgaaataacccgcagtaaaatcaagcattttttggccgcaacaatccgtgaaatcctgtatggacttgTATGTGAATTTCACTCTAGGATGAATAAAGTGATCGATCAATTGATCGAtctatataataaaacaaaggcaacctgagtaaacacaaaatacatttttaaatgatagttacaTATTGAAGCAAacaagttatccaataccaactggacctgtgtgaaaatgtgtttgcccccatagttactaattcctcaaatttatgaaactgcattcataatggggttcagcttgACTAGATGCaagcaaccaggcctgattactacaaaccctgttcaatcaaatcaacacttaagtagaactttttcaacagcatgaagttggttaaaatgtcttatccattaacacactatgctaaaattgaaagaaattccagaaatgatgaggaagaaggtgattgaaatacatcagtctatttcaaaggctctgggactccaaaggaccacagtgagagccattatctccaaatggaaaaactcggcacagtagtgaactttcccagaagtgtccaaccttccaaaattcctccaagatcacagcaacgactcatccaggaagtcacaaaagagccaaggacaacatcaaaggacctacaggcctctcttgcatcagtaaaggtcactgttcgtGACTCCACTTTTAGAAAGACagtgggcaaaaatggcatctatggaagagtggtgaggtgaaaaccactgctaagcCAGAAGAAcgttaaggctcatctgaattttgtgaaaacaccctttgatgatcctcaaaccttttgagataatgttctgtggattgatgagtcgaaagtggaactgttttgaagacggggtcctgttacatctagtgtaaaccaaacacagaattccacaaaaagaacatcacacctatggtcaagcatggtggtggaagtatgatggtgtggggatgctttccTGCTTCAGGGCCTctgcaacttgcaataattatGGGAAAAattaattctgctctctactagAAAATCTGAAAGGAGAATGTCCactcttcagtccataagttgaaattTAAGCGCAACtgtattatgcagcaagacaacgatccaaagcctaggagtaagtcctagtcctagaagtaagtgaaagactgatctccagttatcagaagcatttgggtgcagttattgttgctaaaggtggcccaaccagattttaagtttaagggggcaattcgtttttcacattggtgataggtgttagataactttttttgcttcaataaataaataaataaataaataaactattgcgtggttactcaggttgcctttgttttaagttgtatttcgtttgaagatctaaaactatttactatgagacatacataaaaatagaagaaatcaggtactctatctttctatctatctatccatctacagTATCTGtctatgaaaaaaagaaatggaagaaaattaGTGGGGAATTAGGAATCTTATCAAACTGTACTACCATTCCATACCATACCAGGACTTTGTAAAAGAAGTATTTTGTGCTATTCTGTGTACTTCATCACTGCGACCTTACAAGAAAATTCACAGGCACAGGTTTACCACAACTGGACTGTTGACGTTTTCTAATCAGAAACTGGAATTTTCTCTAAACGTCTTGCACTGTTAATCATTTAACTTTTCATGGGCTTTTAGAGTACTGACAAATGATGGAAATATTTCACGTGCTGTGGTCAGTATGTAAAGCTGTCAGTTTACCAGAAGTGTCTCTGCAATGAGTGATTGTTGGTTTTGGCTGTCAATCAATGTATTATCCACTCCACTTATGAACGTGGAGGAAACTTGTAAGACTGTCAGAACAGACCTGCTTAAAGAATAATTGGAGGTTTATCTTTAAATGCTATATTTAGCCTCTACTTTCACTCCTGTTGGGTTGAGTGGAGTTAAAAGTGCACCGTAATCAGTCACTGGGGGgcttcagaaacattttacCTTCACTTTTCAATCTCTGATATGCTGCCCACCATCTATACAAACTATAGTTACAACAGTACACGCTAATTATAAAGAACATCAGGAGGATGTACACAGCAAAATAGTCTGAAAATTGAGCAAGATGATTGTGTGAATTACAAGCAACATGGGCAAAGGTAGCAGTAATAAAATAGGTCAAGACCAAGCTAGGTCACGATTGAGTGCAGTACAGCAATAGTTTTATGATGCTGTTATTGTTATGTTCAATTGTTGcccatcagtgtgtgtttgcttgattGTGCCCAGCAATGGTCAGTTAAAAGCAGTCTGGAAAATTACACCGTAAAATTTTTTATCGGATACTTGTATGCATGTATAACATTTGCCATGTAAAATTTACAAAAGTGTGCAAATTAGGACTGAAAGTGCTGTTTGATGCTgcttgtgtaggtgtgtggggAGTCGGGGTGGCCACACAGAAGGTGAATCTAAACCAGATACCTTTGGGTCAAGACAGTCACAGTTTGGTGCTCAGGCACGATGGATCTGTATATCACAACAATGAAGAGAAGAACTGCCTGCCAGCTAACAGTGTGCCTCAGGAGGGAGACATTGTGGTAAGAATATGGCAATTTTACAACAGCATAATTTGTCTGTTTAGTGGGGGGAATGTGCACTGTACATATTTGAAGTATCATTCCAAAACACAGTATATCCATTTTTGGCAATCTTTGATGAcaaagtttatttaattatttttttttttaaatcagacctGCTGAGCAATTATTCagtatttgtttaaatgtatttcaatatatcaaataatcaatattttgttttcatgtatttAAGCACAGGCTTCCATGATTAAGGATACCTACAGATTTCACATATAATTCTCAATTTTCAATATAAACAGTTTTTGTAtataaacaatttttgtttaacaaaattCAACGtatctatcacacacacacatttatttatatatatatatatatatatatatatatatatatatatatatatatatatatatatatatatatataagatgagaggcaaaaataaattatagtaatatttttaaaaaaaatcaatacagaTATCAGAGTTGCTCTctaaatacagtaaatgaaaaatatttgaatttgGTAACAATAGGTTTATGGTTAAAGTGTTTGCACTTGCACCCCACCTCTCCTGAGCTACAAGTTGCTTTCACATTTTCTCTCGCACAACCATCTTTTCTTTGATGCTTACTTTCAGGGATGCTCTGAAATAAATTTTACAGTCGTGATCTCCATCCCTGTCATGCTTGGAAACGATATATCTGTAAATAGACCCTTATGAAGAAGTCATTAAATTAGCAATGTAGTGTTTATTGCTTGTCACTGgctgtttaatgttgtgttaaAGCTGATGGTAGAAAACACCACAGCTTAAGTTTCCCCAAGGATTCTATAAACTAATTCTGATGTTATGGTAcgtgtttgcatgtttttcaGGGATTAACATATGACCATGTGGAACTGAACCTGTATCTGAATGGGAAAAACATGCAGTGCCCAGCCTCAGGCATTCGAGGGACTGTGTTCCCTGTAGTTTATggtcagttatatatatattttcctttttttctttatttaactaGTCTAACATATTGACAAAACCCCATTCCTATATCTAGTTGTAGTGTGGCAGAAGATGTACAGAGAGGACAGAATGCTAATGTAGAGTAGCAGGTAAAATAGTGACATAAAAGTTTCAGGGATCAAATTCATTGAAAGCATGCATAGAAGTTGATGTGCTAAATCAGAGTGTATTTTGGAGATACCAGACAGGGAATAATGATCAGAAGAATGTTCAATTGAAATGTACTTTTAGTTATTCAtaaacacttttatccaaagtgatgTCCTTTTAAGATACAGTGCAAACACATGTTAAAGCTGTTTTACCCAAGGGCACATCAATGGCTCTCTGACGGTACTGAGCCTCCCACTGCCCAGGTTATAACTGAAGTTGTATTTGATTCTCTGTGTTGCAGTGGATGACAGTGCTATCTTAGACTGCCAGTTCAGCGACTTCTACCACACTCCTCCTCAAGGCTTTGAGAAGATCCTGTTTGAACAGCAGATCTTTTGAGCCTTCTACTTCACATGCACTTGCAGAGAAGCCGTCCTCAGGGCTAAAGTGCTGATGTTGGAAAGAGTGTTGCATTTCTCTGTTGTATTGTTTAAGCCTTCTCTGCTACTGCTGCCATAGTCCATACGAGACAAGCCAGGTGTTTATATGTATGTGAAAAGAAATCTTTAACCATATCAAAAAGTGCACACACAGTCAGCCATAAACTTGAATGTCAAattaggttgtgtgtgtgtttgtttttttatgtagcCTGCATTATAATTTGACACTCATTATTTAGTATGTGGCTGCTGTAGTATTAGTGTGTCACAGCACCAGGCTCTGCGGTTCGAACCTGAGCTCCGGTTATTGTCTAtttggagttttgcatgttctccctgagGTTCTCTGGACTCTCTGGTTTCTCTAAAGGTGTTCCATCCAAGGTATATTGATTAGCTGCTCTTCCccagataggctccaggtccactgcaaccctgaccaggattaaGCAGTAActgaagacgaatgaatgaCAGAATTAAATATTTCCTAAGTTTTTGTGCAATTTGATATACCTAGGACaggaacttttatttattttttatatatttttgcaaaATGGTACATTAACACTATAGTAAGTGAAGAGAAATATACATGTCCTCtggcgtaaaaaaaaaaaaaaaaaaaaaaaagactaatgtCTTATTGGTTTGCACTATTTAAAGTAAACAACCAAATTATGTATTGTCACAATTCCAAATAAAAATTAACTCTGTGTATGGAAACTTGTATGAAGTTTTGTGTATGTATTGATTCAATCAaacttctgtaaatgttagtaGTTGAAGAAAAACAATATAATGATATAACTTAACTATCATATAAGTtaatgattattgtctttacatttCTTACATAACACAAGCGATAAAGAGTCAAATAGTTTAGTAGGCTATTATAGGCCTATACTCTTCCAGTTGTGATGGCTGAGAATCTGAAGCAATTAAAGTCTGAAGTAAAAATGACCAACAGACAAGTGTGATTATCAGTACACTGGTTCATGCTTTTTCTATGCAATGCTTTTGTTTCTTATTCCTTTGCAGGGTTAAATAAATGCTGCAATTTCTCCCCTGAGGAACTACTCCAatcagccataaaattaaaacctgAACTTATTACTTACCTCTGGTGCACTTATTGCAGGTGATGTAAGAACATTTATCTTTTTACAATGGCAACTCTCAAGGgttgggatatattaggcagcaagtgaacagtcagttcccAAAGTTGActtgttggaagcaggaaaaggaTCTgtgcaactttgacaagggccaaattgtgatagCTAGACGActtggtcagagcatctccaaaacgttctgtggggtgttcccggtatgcagtgattagtacctacaaaaagtggtacaaggaaggacaaccggtgacctggtcatgggcgcccaagtcTTACTGATGACGTGGAGAGTGAAGGCTAGaccatctggtctgatcccacagaagagctactgtagcacaaattgcttaAAAAGTAGCTGACTAAGATAGAAAGGTGTcacaacacacagtgcattgcagcttgctgtgtatgtggGTGCATAgatgcagaccagtcagagtgcccatgctgactcctgtccaccaccgaaattCCCTACAGTGGGcatatgagcatcagaactggaccatggagcaacgGATGAAGATGACctgtctgatgaatcacgtttccttttacatcatgtggatggctgggtgcATGTGCATTACTTACCTCTGGTGCACTAAGACAAGccagcggaggcagtgtgatactctgggtaatgttctgctgggaaaccttgggtcctggcattcatgtatATGTTACTTTTACATGTACcacctacataaacattgttgcagaccaagtgcACCCCTTCATGTCAACCGTATtctctaatggcagtggcctctttcagcaggataatgtgccctgccacactgcaaaatttgatcaggaatggtttgaggaacatgacaaagagttcaaggtgttgacttggcctccaaattccccagatctcaaacTGATCAAGCATctctgggatgtgctggacagacaagtctgatccatggaggccccacctcacaacttacaggacttaaaagatctgc from Ictalurus furcatus strain D&B chromosome 6, Billie_1.0, whole genome shotgun sequence includes:
- the spryd7b gene encoding SPRY domain-containing protein 7b translates to MAAMFTCCLGYCCGDGGSDHKPLKEMPTVQLDTHHMGADVVVVKRGRRICGSGACLANAPLHQNKSYFEFKVQSTGVWGVGVATQKVNLNQIPLGQDSHSLVLRHDGSVYHNNEEKNCLPANSVPQEGDIVGLTYDHVELNLYLNGKNMQCPASGIRGTVFPVVYVDDSAILDCQFSDFYHTPPQGFEKILFEQQIF